In Styela clava chromosome 6, kaStyClav1.hap1.2, whole genome shotgun sequence, the genomic window tcaggtacaaatactacgggagtcacttgggtagtccccaaactcgtaatagaactaaaataagggaaattggaataaaattatggcctagccctaacctgatacacatactacgttacggtgtccaccatcttggtttgcatgcTACACGAGTATCGTAAAAAAACTACAttgctatttttatttgttcttaTTTTCATAAAgtattttaaactttattacAGATAGTCGTCTGCAACCACGAATGTCAGGGTATTGAATCGTCAACAGGGTGGTGAATGCACATTCTCCACAGCTTTCGAAATATCGTGAAACAATGACAAATCCGAATCATGGCATGTCTTCCACGAGGCAAGAAATAGTTGAAGAATCCGTACAAGATGAAAATGGCAGAGACAAGAATGATTAAAAACGTGAGTCCATCTTGGTATTCACTTTGCACTGAACCTTCATATTCTCTGG contains:
- the LOC144424351 gene encoding uncharacterized protein LOC144424351 gives rise to the protein MIHAKMNSTSQNQCYEEHQQQGCPENYYIYQNLTCCECQQGLISLNTSDMYCYEKEKAKFIGRKLQAGPREYEGSVQSEYQDGLTFLIILVSAIFILYGFFNYFLPRGRHAMIRICHCFTIFRKLWRMCIHHPVDDSIP